One Ranitomeya variabilis isolate aRanVar5 chromosome 5, aRanVar5.hap1, whole genome shotgun sequence DNA window includes the following coding sequences:
- the LOC143774034 gene encoding E3 ubiquitin/ISG15 ligase TRIM25-like gives MASADLREELDCSICLSTYTDPVMLRCGHNFCRVCIGRVLDTQDGSGVYSCPDCREEFQQWPALMRDFALCKIVKNFRQTDQHQEEITGICCTYCVDSPVPAVRSCLHCEASLCDKHLRVHSKSPEHVLSDPSTSLEKRKCSVHKKILQYYCTEDAACICVSCSLIGKHNGHKMESLDEASGKKKKKWRNVLQELITKREKTEERVRSLEERRRKAQEKAAGEAERVTALCTDIRRRVDDLEKKVLSEISRQEKEESLSLSALIHQLEIKKDELSRKMRHIEELCNMTDPLTVLQEPDTSDLCDPEEEGGDEDTGGHDKQLHDGDDLDVAEISHTLHKLCDVISGIRSGIYVEGPADILWDVTTASNNVLISDDLKSATGTREKQKRPETAERFFFHQVMSRRGFTSGRHYWDVEISRSGWWMMGMCYPSTGRRGDHSLIGRNKKSWGLGRYNSQYAVIHDFKEILFPDKISSGRVRVYLDYEAGQLSFYELCDPIRHLHTFTATFSEPLHAILFVYDGCLTIKKT, from the coding sequence ATGGCTTCTGCTGATCTGAGAGAAGAGCTGGACTGCTCCATCTGTCTAAGCACTTATACAGATCCTGTAatgctgagatgtggacacaacttctgccgggtctgtattgGTCGTGTACTGGATACACAGGACGGgtctggagtttattcctgtcctgaCTGCAGAGAAGAGTTTCAGCAGTGGCCGGCACTGATGAGGGACTTTGCTCTTTGTAAGATTGTGAAGAATTTCCGGCAAACTGACCAACATCAGgaggagatcaccgggatctgctgcacttactgtgtggactctccggtacctgctgttagatcctgtctacactgtgaggcttctctgtgtgataaacacctgagggttcacagcaagtcaccagaacacgtcttatctgatcccagcacttctctggagaaaaggaaatgttctgtccataagaagatcctgcaatattactgcactgaggacgctgcttgtatctgtgtgtcctgcagtttgATTGGGAAACATAATGGACATAAAATGGAGTCACTGGATGAGGCCTcagggaagaaaaagaaaaaatggagaaaTGTTCTGCAGGAACTGATCACAAAGAGAGAGAAGACTGAGGAAAGAGTCCGGAGTctggaggagcgcaggagaaaagctcaggaaaaagcagctggagaagccgagagagtcactgccctgtgtacagacatcaggagacgggtggacgacctggagaagaaggtcctgagtgagatctccaggcaggaaaaggaagagtcactgtcactgtctgctctgatccatcagctggaaatcaagaaggacgagctgtccaggaagatgagacacattgaggagctgtgtaacatgacggatccactgactgtcttacaggaaccagacaccagtgacttgtgtgatcctgaggaggagggaggtgatgaggacacaggtggACATGATAAACAGCTCCATGATGGAGATGACCTGGATGTGGCTGAGATCTCACACACTTTACACAAATTATGTGACGTAATATCAGGTATAAGGAGCGGGATCTATGTGGAGGGTCCTGCAGACATATTATGGGATGTAACCACAGCTTCTAATAATGtccttatatcagacgacctgaaaaGTGCAACTGGGACAAGAGAAAAGCAGAAAcgtccagaaacagcagagagattcttttttcatcaggtgatgagcaggagaggatttacctcaggacgacattactgggatgtggagatcAGTAGATCAGGGTGGTGGATGATGGGGATGTGTTATCCCAGTACAGGCAGGAGGGGTGATCATTCACTGATTGGAAGAAATAAGAAGTCCTGGGGTTTGGGGAGATATAATAGTCAGTATGCAGTGATACATGACTTTAAAGAGATCCTATTTCCTGACAAGATCTCCAGTGGTAGAGTCAGGGTAtatctggattatgaggccgggcagttgtccttttatgagctgtgtgaccccatcagacacttacacaccttcactgccaccTTCTCCGAGCCCCTTCATGCTATATTATTTGTATATGATGGTTGTTTGACAATAAAGAAAACATAA